From a region of the Phragmites australis chromosome 21, lpPhrAust1.1, whole genome shotgun sequence genome:
- the LOC133903075 gene encoding cysteine-rich receptor-like protein kinase 10, translating into MMNVVLGVLLLVLGGLTPFPAAADVFCDNLKVVAATLPKNTSSSPVHFATATVGQAPNVVYALALCRGDVVNGSACGECVANTFDKIFNATPPEQQCYPYFYYYGDCTLIFSSDNILDPSSTTEQNDDTPFERWNIKNVTGDVSLIVGLIHELLVETVQRAASTTPRRFATGVMDSGTNFPLVYSLAQCTPDLSAGDCLACLSRLLGMVNSTMSLRMGAQIHVIRCYFRYEAYMFYNSQPMLHLGPPLAPAPAPTPKHKGGMSKLWAIPMVVIPLVAVAFLCFIFYFRRHTRQRKGKVGSRRTQDMQGEEQLVWEGKNSEFSVFEFDQVLEATNNFSEENKLGQGGFGAVYKGLFPEGLEVAVKRLASHSGQGFTEFKNEVQLIAKLQHSNLVRLLGCCSQGEEKILVYEYLPNKSLDFFIFDENKRALLDWYKLLATIEGIAHGLNYLHKHSRLRVIHRDLKPSNILLDSEMNPKISDFGLAKIFSSNNNEGNTTRRVVGTYGYMAPEYASEGIFSIKSDVFSFGVIILEILSGKRNSGSHQCGDFINLLGYAWQLWEEGRWIELVDSSLLPNRHSEEMTRCINIALLCVQENAADRPNMSDVVAMLSSETMILAEPKQPAYFNVRVGNEEASTPAESCSINDMTISVTTPR; encoded by the exons ATGATGAACGTCGTTTTGGGCGTCCTGCTCCTCGTGCTCGGCGGCCTCACGCCGTTCCCGGCGGCCGCCGATGTATTCTGCGACAACCTTAAGGTCGTCGCCGCCACCCTCCCCAAgaacacctcctcctccccggtaCACTTCGCCACAGCCACCGTCGGCCAAGCCCCCAACGTCGTCTATGCTCTCGCGCTCTGCCGCGGCGACGTTGTCAACGGCTCCGCCTGCGGCGAGTGCGTCGCCAACACGTTCGACAAAATATTTAATGCGACCCCGCCGGAGCAGCAGTGCTACCCGTACTTCTACTACTACGGCGACTGCACCCTCATCTTCTCCAGCGACAACATCCTGGACCCCTCCAGCACTACAGAACAAAATGACGACACGCCCTTCGAGAGGTGGAACATCAAGAATGTCACCGGCGACGTCAGCCTCATCGTCGGCCTCATCCACGAGCTGCTGGTGGAGACAGTACAAAGGGCGGCCAGCACGACGCCGAGGCGGTTCGCCACGGGCGTCATGGACAGCGGCACGAACTTCCCGCTCGTGTACTCCCTGGCGCAGTGCACGCCGGACCTGTCCGCCGGCGATTGCTTGGCGTGCCTCAGTCGTCTCCTCGGCATGGTCAACTCCACCATGTCCCTGCGGATGGGAGCACAGATCCATGTCATACGGTGTTATTTCAGGTACGAGGCGTATATGTTCTACAACAGCCAACCCATGCTGCATCTTGGGCCGCCATTGGCGCCGGCGCCAGCTCCGACTCCGAAACACAAGG GTGGTATGAGCAAGCTGTGGGCAATCCCCATGGTTGTCATTCCTCTTGTGGCGGTAGCATTCCTCtgcttcatattttattttcGTAGGCACACAAGGCAAAGAAAAG GTAAAGTCGGATCGAGGCGTACTCAGGACATGCAGGGTGAGGAACAACTGGTTTGGGAAGGGAAGAATTCAGAGTTCTCGGTGTTCGAGTTTGATCAGGTACTGGAGGCTACAAATAATTTTTCTGAAGAAAACAAACTTGGACAAGGTGGCTTTGGCGCTGTCTACAAG GGCCTGTTTCCTGAAGGATTGGAGGTAGCAGTTAAAAGACTTGCTTCACATTCAGGTCAAGGTTTCACAGAGTTCAAAAATGAAGTCCAGCTCATTGCCAAACTCCAGCACAGCAATTTGGTTAGGCTCTTGGGATGTTGCTCTCAAGGAGAGGAGAAAATATTGGTCTATGAATACTTGCCGAACAAAAGCTTGGACTTCTTTATCTTTG ATGAAAATAAGAGAGCTTTACTGGATTGGTACAAACTTCTAGCAACAATTGAAGGAATAGCGCATGGGCTAAATTACCTACATAAGCACTCCCGATTGCGTGTCATACATCGAGATCTTAAACCAAGCAACATTCTCTTGGACAGCGAAATGAATCCTAAAATTTCAGATTTCGGGCTAGCAAAAATATTTAGCTCAAATAACAATGAAGGAAACACTACAAGAAGAGTGGTTGGTACATA TGGCTACATGGCTCCCGAGTATGCTTCCGAGGGCATCTTCTCTATCAAATCGGACGTCTTCAGCTTTGGTGTAATTATTCTTGAGATCCTTAGCGGAAAACGAAATTCTGGTAGCCATCAATGTGGAGATTTCATCAATCTCCTTGGATAT GCATGGCAATTATGGGAAGAGGGAAGATGGATCGAACTCGTTGATTCGTCATTGCTTCCCAACCGACACTCAGAAGAAATGACGAGATGCATCAACATTGCATTGTTGTGTGTACAAGAGAATGCAGCCGATCGACCGAACATGTCAGATGTTGTTGCAATGCTAAGCAGTGAGACTATGATCCTGGCTGAGCCTAAGCAGCCAGCATATTTCAATGTGAGGGTGGGAAACGAAGAGGCATCCACTCCTGCTGAGTCATGCAGTATTAACGATATGACCATATCTGTTACAACTCCtagatag